The following coding sequences are from one Leptolyngbya sp. NIES-3755 window:
- a CDS encoding integral membrane protein (similar to AA sequence:cyanobase_aa:LBDG_29570): MRGGLCLYYTLHLTPRTSHLAPHPPPYLSPPKRMQDFGDIVDNRVLLLALIACLIAQATKLIIELIVHRKVNFKVLVETGGMPSSHSALVTALATGVGLTDGWDSTQFAIATIVAFIVMYDSQGVRQAAGKQAKILNQIVDELFTGDHHFNEARLKELLGHTPVQVIMGSLLGIVVCVVGDWWLGGSWRSLFVQIAGVP, from the coding sequence GTGCGGGGAGGTCTGTGTCTCTACTACACTCTACACCTCACACCTCGCACCTCACACCTCGCACCTCACCCCCCCCCCTACCTCTCTCCCCCTAAACGAATGCAGGACTTTGGTGACATTGTTGATAACAGAGTGCTGCTCTTAGCCCTCATTGCCTGTTTAATTGCCCAAGCGACCAAACTGATCATCGAATTGATCGTGCACCGCAAAGTCAATTTCAAAGTGCTGGTCGAAACTGGCGGAATGCCAAGCTCTCATTCGGCACTCGTAACCGCACTGGCAACCGGAGTCGGATTAACCGACGGTTGGGACAGTACGCAATTCGCGATCGCGACGATCGTGGCTTTTATCGTGATGTACGATTCCCAAGGAGTCCGCCAAGCCGCAGGCAAACAAGCCAAAATCTTGAACCAAATTGTCGATGAATTATTTACAGGCGATCATCATTTCAACGAAGCCCGCCTGAAAGAACTGTTAGGACATACTCCCGTTCAAGTCATCATGGGATCGCTTCTCGGCATCGTGGTTTGTGTGGTGGGAGATTGGTGGCTCGGAGGCAGTTGGCGATCGCTGTTCGTTCAAATTGCTGGCGTTCCCTAA
- a CDS encoding hypothetical protein (hypothetical protein MicvaDRAFT_1185;~similar to AA sequence:cyanobase_aa:LBDG_51280): MPQTTLQSVFTGLAGVTLAFSGMPLAQAQLPNCQAPRSNEFLLLIVTRTPESQARVRSVVSRTADVSVCNYFGETVTRVGGYRDADTANSWANYLNDTVRLRAFVATPPGGSQVANRGDVPPVQPQPVQPLVVRPPVESASGGYNPQRLGEGFAVIVNHYNRPEVAVQVKQVLNRNIGLASFEQRPYLLAVQTTDRGVANSILQTLSDRGFAARLVRSDRVTLLTPVVQIEPVGGQ; encoded by the coding sequence ATGCCTCAGACGACGCTTCAATCGGTTTTCACAGGACTCGCAGGAGTCACCCTTGCTTTCAGTGGAATGCCTCTTGCCCAAGCACAACTCCCGAACTGTCAGGCTCCTCGATCGAATGAATTCCTCTTGCTGATTGTGACCCGCACTCCAGAATCCCAAGCGCGGGTTCGCAGCGTCGTCTCTCGCACTGCTGATGTCTCAGTCTGCAACTATTTCGGTGAAACGGTCACACGAGTCGGCGGCTACCGAGATGCAGACACGGCAAATTCTTGGGCAAATTACCTCAATGACACGGTTCGACTCCGAGCGTTTGTGGCAACTCCTCCTGGTGGAAGTCAGGTCGCCAATCGAGGAGATGTTCCGCCGGTTCAACCGCAACCTGTTCAACCCTTAGTCGTCCGTCCTCCGGTCGAATCTGCTTCTGGAGGCTACAACCCTCAACGCCTCGGAGAAGGTTTTGCAGTCATCGTCAATCACTACAATCGTCCTGAAGTTGCCGTCCAAGTCAAACAAGTTTTGAACCGAAACATTGGACTGGCTTCATTTGAGCAGCGTCCTTATCTGTTAGCGGTGCAAACCACCGATCGCGGAGTTGCCAACTCGATTTTGCAGACTTTAAGCGATCGAGGATTTGCCGCGAGGTTGGTGAGAAGCGATCGGGTCACATTGCTCACGCCCGTAGTTCAAATCGAACCTGTGGGCGGTCAGTAA
- a CDS encoding hypothetical protein (conserved hypothetical protein;~similar to AA sequence:cyanobase_aa:CT1264) — protein MSAIVYSEDREVQPQHCDVQNHLNNVVYVQWIQEIAIAAYRSKGYTREFDEKNQIIWFVRRHEVDYLAPAFVGDMIRLTTWVERGTLSTFFRQVEFMRVSDQKMMCRSLTEWCYFDANRNRPTKIPNEIKDVFLPDD, from the coding sequence ATGTCTGCGATCGTCTATTCCGAAGACCGAGAAGTGCAACCGCAGCATTGCGACGTGCAAAATCACTTGAACAATGTGGTTTACGTGCAATGGATTCAAGAGATTGCGATCGCGGCTTATCGTTCTAAGGGCTATACCCGCGAATTCGATGAGAAAAACCAAATCATCTGGTTTGTTCGACGGCACGAAGTAGACTATCTAGCGCCTGCATTTGTCGGGGATATGATTCGATTAACGACTTGGGTGGAGCGGGGGACGTTATCGACGTTTTTCCGACAGGTTGAATTTATGCGGGTTTCGGATCAGAAAATGATGTGTCGATCGCTCACTGAATGGTGCTATTTCGATGCTAACCGCAACCGACCCACAAAAATTCCGAACGAGATTAAAGACGTTTTCCTTCCAGATGATTGA
- a CDS encoding hypothetical protein (hypothetical protein Npun_R3768;~similar to AA sequence:cyanobase_aa:LBDG_29540): MSFSRVGLVVLCLSAIGCSASPNLPVASSNIITALQPGERVKIREVGSKRDRVVQVEGKIKGQAPLMGGQRAYEVQDDTGSVWIVTKQAIPATGSSVTVSGTVKLQKIDLAGQDQSTVYIEQQ, translated from the coding sequence ATGAGTTTCTCAAGAGTGGGTTTGGTGGTGCTTTGTTTGAGCGCGATCGGATGTAGTGCGTCCCCGAATTTGCCAGTGGCATCCAGTAATATCATCACTGCATTGCAGCCTGGGGAACGGGTGAAGATTCGGGAGGTCGGATCGAAGCGCGATCGAGTAGTGCAGGTGGAAGGCAAGATCAAAGGGCAAGCGCCGTTAATGGGCGGACAGCGAGCGTATGAGGTGCAGGACGATACAGGAAGCGTTTGGATTGTGACGAAGCAGGCAATTCCAGCGACGGGCAGTTCGGTGACGGTTTCAGGTACAGTAAAGCTGCAAAAGATTGATCTTGCAGGTCAGGATCAAAGCACCGTCTACATCGAGCAGCAATGA
- a CDS encoding hypothetical protein (similar to AA sequence:cyanobase_aa:AM1_0675): MWTDEIVEEIHRIREEYAKSLNDDLEAIFADLRRKEAQSGRKVVDLSQKSHSSDSKQDVKDVSFSTQSS; the protein is encoded by the coding sequence ATGTGGACAGATGAGATTGTTGAAGAGATCCACCGAATCCGCGAGGAATACGCAAAGTCTTTGAACGATGATTTAGAGGCGATTTTTGCGGATCTACGCAGGAAGGAAGCTCAAAGTGGTCGAAAAGTCGTGGATCTGTCGCAGAAGTCACACAGTAGCGACTCAAAGCAGGATGTAAAAGATGTTAGCTTCTCAACACAATCATCATAG
- a CDS encoding hypothetical protein (hypothetical protein cce_3299;~similar to AA sequence:cyanobase_aa:LBDG_51290): MTTYYYVLASQKFLLEEEPMDEVLNERYRDYKDKGREIDFWVIKEPAFLEAPEMAEIKAKCPRPCVAIVSTHKQFITWLKLRLEYVITGEYQQSETLPNPLGSLEPVS; the protein is encoded by the coding sequence ATGACGACTTACTACTACGTTTTGGCAAGCCAGAAATTTTTGCTGGAAGAAGAACCAATGGATGAGGTTCTGAATGAACGATATCGCGATTACAAAGACAAAGGCAGAGAAATCGATTTCTGGGTGATCAAAGAACCTGCTTTCCTTGAAGCTCCCGAAATGGCAGAAATCAAAGCCAAATGTCCCCGTCCCTGTGTTGCGATCGTCTCAACCCACAAACAATTTATTACTTGGCTAAAGCTGCGTCTAGAATATGTCATCACCGGAGAGTACCAGCAATCGGAAACACTCCCGAATCCGCTGGGATCTCTAGAACCTGTTTCTTAG
- a CDS encoding pyridoxine 5'-phosphate synthase (similar to AA sequence:cyanobase_aa:LBDG_51300): MPTLGVNIDHIATIRQARRTVEPDPVAAAVLAELAGADGITVHLREDRRHIQDHDVQLLRQTVRTHLNLEMAATDEMVSIALDLKPDYVTLVPEKREEVTTEGGLEIAGQLDRMTEVVSTLQNSGIPVSLFIDADPEQIEASAATGAKFIELHTGQYAGSYSEEGQAKELEILSQGCEIAIAAGLRINAGHGLTYWNVHSIARLPGMEELNIGHTIISRAVLVGLERAVREMKQAIRGEL, translated from the coding sequence TTGCCTACTCTTGGTGTCAACATTGACCACATTGCAACCATTCGTCAAGCTCGTCGCACCGTCGAACCTGATCCCGTTGCCGCTGCTGTTCTCGCAGAACTCGCTGGAGCCGATGGAATTACCGTCCACCTGCGCGAAGATCGCCGTCATATTCAAGATCACGATGTTCAACTCCTGCGCCAAACGGTTCGGACACATCTGAATCTAGAAATGGCAGCCACCGATGAAATGGTATCGATCGCGCTTGATCTCAAACCCGATTACGTCACACTCGTTCCCGAAAAACGCGAAGAAGTCACGACTGAGGGCGGACTCGAAATCGCAGGACAACTCGATCGGATGACCGAAGTGGTAAGTACGCTTCAAAATTCGGGCATTCCCGTCAGTCTCTTTATCGATGCCGATCCCGAACAAATCGAAGCCTCGGCTGCCACGGGTGCAAAATTCATCGAACTGCACACCGGACAATATGCCGGGTCGTATTCCGAAGAAGGACAAGCCAAAGAATTAGAAATCCTGTCTCAAGGTTGTGAAATCGCGATCGCGGCGGGTCTCCGAATCAATGCCGGACACGGATTGACCTATTGGAATGTTCACTCGATCGCACGACTCCCCGGCATGGAAGAATTGAATATTGGACACACGATCATTAGTCGCGCTGTTCTCGTTGGATTAGAACGAGCGGTGCGAGAAATGAAGCAAGCCATTCGCGGCGAACTCTAA
- a CDS encoding methenyltetrahydrofolate cyclohydrolase (similar to AA sequence:cyanobase_aa:LBDG_29550) has product MSSIAQLLDGKALAQKMQAALTEQVHSLTARFGRSPGLAVLMVGDNPASAAYVRNKEKACASVGIASFGKHFPTETTQAELAAVIDELNQDDRVDGILVQLPLPDHLDSVALLNQIHPDKDADGLHPMNLGRLVRTEPGLRSCTPYGVMQLLKEYRIDPRGKKAVVIGRSILVGKPIALMLLDADATVTIAHSRTPNLSEVTREADILVAAVGRPNLITADMVKPGAIVVDVGINRITDETGKSRLVGDVDFNAVQSVAGYLTPVPGGVGAMTVTMLLHNTVWSYQQRFQR; this is encoded by the coding sequence ATGTCTTCGATCGCTCAACTTCTCGACGGAAAAGCTCTTGCCCAAAAGATGCAAGCCGCGCTCACCGAACAAGTCCATTCTCTGACTGCTCGATTTGGTCGCTCCCCCGGTCTCGCCGTTCTCATGGTCGGAGACAATCCAGCCAGTGCCGCTTATGTCCGCAATAAAGAAAAAGCCTGCGCCTCGGTCGGGATCGCTTCATTCGGCAAACATTTTCCGACCGAAACCACTCAAGCAGAACTCGCTGCCGTGATTGATGAATTAAATCAAGACGATCGCGTGGATGGCATTCTCGTTCAATTACCGCTCCCCGATCATCTCGATAGCGTTGCCCTCTTAAATCAAATTCACCCTGACAAAGACGCGGACGGTTTGCACCCGATGAATTTGGGGCGACTGGTCAGAACTGAACCAGGATTGAGAAGTTGTACGCCTTATGGAGTGATGCAGCTATTGAAGGAATACAGGATCGATCCACGTGGGAAAAAGGCAGTTGTCATCGGACGGAGTATTCTAGTCGGAAAGCCGATCGCATTAATGTTGTTAGATGCGGATGCGACTGTTACGATCGCGCATTCCCGCACTCCAAATCTCTCAGAAGTCACTCGTGAAGCCGATATTCTCGTCGCTGCCGTCGGTCGTCCGAATTTAATCACTGCTGACATGGTAAAACCGGGCGCGATCGTGGTCGATGTCGGGATCAATCGAATCACTGATGAAACTGGAAAAAGCCGATTAGTCGGAGATGTGGATTTCAATGCGGTACAATCCGTGGCGGGATATCTTACACCCGTTCCCGGTGGAGTTGGTGCGATGACTGTGACCATGCTGTTGCACAATACAGTATGGAGCTATCAACAACGCTTCCAACGTTAA
- a CDS encoding cytochrome b/b6 domain-containing protein (similar to AA sequence:cyanobase_aa:LBDG_51310), whose product MLNPAFFLRRLSTVLAVSILTLTFVGVTSGILIAFYYVPTAGGAYDSLQAIDTEVPYGWLVHTLHNLSGNFVIVLGLVQIVVMFLGERFRRSWLTAWISGILFTLSAIGLSWTAMILNWNQLGFWRLKIELGTIEAIPFIGATLRDILTGGSVGTLTVAHLYALHSYVVSLAAVGLSIVHLGALLFQEKELQAEKSLAPAVKPVAQPEIEQAAIAKDSEVQSPV is encoded by the coding sequence ATGCTGAATCCTGCCTTTTTCCTGCGACGGCTATCGACCGTTCTCGCCGTTTCGATTCTCACTCTTACATTTGTGGGAGTGACCTCTGGAATTCTGATCGCGTTCTACTACGTTCCCACTGCGGGCGGCGCGTATGATTCCTTGCAAGCGATCGACACAGAAGTTCCTTACGGCTGGTTGGTTCATACGCTGCACAATTTGTCGGGCAACTTCGTGATTGTGTTGGGTCTGGTGCAAATTGTGGTGATGTTTTTGGGTGAACGGTTTCGTCGCAGTTGGTTGACGGCTTGGATTAGCGGAATTCTCTTTACGTTGAGCGCGATCGGATTAAGTTGGACTGCGATGATTCTCAACTGGAATCAATTAGGATTCTGGCGGCTCAAGATTGAATTAGGCACGATCGAAGCAATTCCCTTTATCGGTGCAACTCTGCGGGACATTCTTACAGGCGGATCAGTTGGAACGTTAACGGTCGCTCACTTGTATGCGCTGCATAGTTATGTGGTTTCGTTGGCAGCGGTGGGATTATCGATCGTACATTTAGGCGCGTTGCTGTTTCAGGAAAAAGAATTGCAAGCGGAAAAATCGTTGGCTCCAGCGGTCAAGCCTGTTGCACAACCGGAAATTGAACAAGCCGCGATCGCAAAAGATTCTGAAGTGCAATCTCCTGTCTAG
- a CDS encoding hypothetical protein (similar to AA sequence:cyanobase_aa:NIES39_A04640): MSETVYIETSILGYLTARSTDNLILAANMEITKNWWNSRRTAFALYASEAVLDEAAQGDAEIAAQRLEFLRDLPLLALNQAVQDLAVQFLTRSSLPPKARVDAIHIAAATVHGMDYLLTWNCKHIANAQIQRKLAEISHDSGRQLPILCTPNELMGD, translated from the coding sequence ATGAGTGAAACCGTCTATATCGAAACGAGCATTTTGGGTTATCTCACTGCCAGGTCAACTGACAATTTAATCCTGGCTGCGAACATGGAGATTACGAAAAACTGGTGGAACTCGCGCCGTACTGCTTTTGCTCTCTATGCTTCGGAAGCTGTACTAGATGAAGCAGCACAGGGAGACGCAGAAATCGCCGCTCAGCGACTGGAGTTTTTGCGTGATCTCCCCTTATTGGCATTAAACCAAGCCGTACAAGACCTAGCAGTACAGTTCTTGACTCGAAGCAGCCTACCACCCAAAGCGAGAGTAGATGCCATCCACATCGCTGCTGCAACCGTTCACGGGATGGATTATCTGTTAACGTGGAACTGTAAGCATATCGCCAATGCTCAAATTCAAAGAAAATTGGCTGAAATTAGTCACGATTCCGGTCGTCAATTGCCTATTCTTTGCACACCCAACGAACTCATGGGAGATTAG
- the ceaC gene encoding Colicin-E3 (ab initio prediction:Prodigal:2.6;~similar to AA sequence:UniProtKB:P00646) produces the protein MPYIPAPKLLEAFPNAKLVKPKTSVQGGGGLRKRWKDEESNIYEWDSRHGTIEKYDKKGKHLGEFDPITGEQLKPANPNYEVEP, from the coding sequence ATGCCGTATATTCCTGCTCCTAAACTTTTGGAGGCTTTCCCTAATGCAAAACTTGTAAAGCCTAAAACTTCTGTTCAAGGGGGCGGCGGATTGAGGAAGCGATGGAAAGACGAAGAGAGCAATATTTACGAGTGGGACAGTCGGCACGGCACGATCGAGAAATATGATAAGAAGGGTAAGCATCTCGGTGAGTTTGATCCGATTACAGGCGAACAACTGAAACCAGCAAATCCTAATTACGAGGTAGAGCCATAA
- a CDS encoding geranylgeranyl pyrophosphate synthase CrtE (similar to AA sequence:cyanobase_aa:LBDG_29560), which produces MVVTGETQSNQASQFDLKGYLAAKQQQVETALDRAFPIVYPDEIYKAMRYSLFAGGKRLRPVLCLATCDLLGGTPEMAMPTACALEMIHTMSLIHDDLPAMDNDDYRRGKLTNHKVYGEAVAILAGDGLLAYAFEHIVEETKNVPADRLIKVVSRLGRAVGAAGLVGGQVVDLECEGKKDVTLDTLNFIHTHKTAALLEASVVSGGILAGGSDSDIQHLTRYAQAIGLAFQIVDDLLDITSTQEELGKSIGKDMNVEKATYPRLLGMEESRRQAEQLVEQAKAEVAGFGEKAAPLMAIADYITARKN; this is translated from the coding sequence ATGGTCGTGACAGGAGAAACGCAATCAAATCAAGCCTCCCAATTTGATTTGAAAGGCTATTTAGCGGCAAAGCAACAACAAGTGGAAACCGCCCTCGATCGAGCTTTTCCTATCGTCTATCCAGATGAAATCTACAAAGCAATGCGCTACTCCCTGTTCGCAGGCGGAAAAAGATTACGTCCGGTCTTGTGCCTCGCAACTTGTGACTTACTCGGCGGAACTCCCGAAATGGCAATGCCAACCGCCTGCGCTCTCGAAATGATTCATACGATGTCGCTGATTCACGACGATTTGCCCGCAATGGATAACGACGATTATCGACGCGGCAAATTAACGAATCACAAAGTGTACGGGGAAGCAGTCGCGATTCTTGCGGGAGACGGTTTACTCGCTTATGCGTTTGAGCATATCGTTGAAGAAACGAAAAATGTACCCGCCGATCGCTTAATCAAAGTTGTTTCTCGTCTCGGTCGCGCAGTCGGAGCGGCTGGACTCGTCGGCGGTCAGGTCGTCGATCTCGAATGTGAAGGCAAAAAAGATGTCACCCTCGACACGCTGAATTTTATCCACACGCACAAAACCGCCGCTCTACTTGAAGCTTCGGTCGTCAGCGGTGGCATTCTCGCAGGGGGTTCCGATTCTGACATCCAGCACTTGACTCGATATGCTCAAGCGATCGGGTTAGCGTTCCAAATCGTCGATGATTTGCTCGATATCACCTCCACGCAAGAAGAACTCGGCAAGAGTATCGGTAAAGATATGAATGTCGAGAAAGCCACTTATCCGCGTCTACTTGGAATGGAAGAGTCGCGCCGCCAAGCAGAACAACTGGTCGAACAGGCAAAAGCGGAAGTCGCTGGATTCGGTGAAAAAGCCGCTCCATTAATGGCGATCGCTGATTACATTACCGCTCGTAAGAATTAG